The following are encoded in a window of Gramella sp. MT6 genomic DNA:
- the purL gene encoding phosphoribosylformylglycinamidine synthase has product MILFFGNQTTKVFAVETHSELSAQEISKLNWLFGNTQQIHKSALADFFVGPRAAMITPWSTNAVEITQNMGIHGLIRIEEFLRVDEHFHDFDPMLSQKYKALDQDIFDIHINPAPIVEVDDIAAYNQQEGLALNAEEVAYLEGLADKLGRKLTDSEVFGFSQVNSEHCRHKIFNGTFVIDGEEKPSSLFKLIRKTSEENPNDIVSAYKDNVAFIKGPKVEQFAPKAPDVPEYYQVKDFDSVISLKAETHNFPTTVEPFNGAATGSGGEIRDRLAGGKGSLPLAGTAVYMTSYSRLDKDRKWENGMKERDWLYQTPMEILIKASNGASDFGNKFGQPLISGSVLTFEHSEHDRSLGYDKVIMLAGGIGYGKENQALKDIPNKGDKIVVLGGENYRIGMGGAAVSSADTGAFSSGIELNAIQRSNPEMQKRAANAVRGMVESDENPIVSIHDHGAGGHLNCLSELVEEKGGKIDLDALPVGDPTLSAKEIIGNESQERMGLVIGEAQIAQLKRVADRERSPMYEVGNVTGDHRFTFEGEKSGQKPMDLELSDMFGSSPKTIMTDKKVKREYENVSYNTTKIHDYLEQLLQLEAVACKDWLTNKVDRCVSGRVAKQQTAGPLQLPLNNCGVMALDYKGKEGVATSIGHSPVSALVDPVAGSKNSIAESLSNIVWAPLEKGLKSISLSANWMWPCNNEGEDARLYEAVEGVSKFAISLGINVPTGKDSLSMKQRYKDGEVISPGTVIISAAGHCNDITKVVEPVLQKDGGDIYYINLSQDNFKLGGSSFAQILNKVGSEVPTIKDDKKFADAFNAIQELVKKDLILAGHDVASGGLITSLLEMCFADVNLSADLNLSALNEKDIVKLLFNENCGIIFQAKDSSVEDILKEKKIEFFKIGKVTEGNDLRIKNFGADLSFNIPELRDTWYKTSFLLDERQSGIDKATERYHNYKEQPLEFKFPEHFTGKLPELDSTKPRIKAAIIREKGSNSEREMARAMYLAGFDVKDVHMTDLITGRETLEDIQFIAAVGGFSNSDVLGSAKGWAGAFLYNEKAKEALDKFFARKDTLSLGVCNGCQLFIELGLINPDHEQKPKMLHNESHKFECNFTSVEIQENNSVMLSTLAGSKLGIWAAHGEGKFSFPYEEEKYNIVGKYGYEGYPANPNGSHFNTAVLTDDTGRHLVMMPHLERSTFQWNWAHYPKGRKDEVSPWLEGFVNARKWLKKKQ; this is encoded by the coding sequence ATGATCCTTTTCTTCGGAAACCAAACTACAAAGGTTTTTGCTGTGGAAACCCACTCAGAACTTTCAGCTCAGGAAATCTCTAAACTAAACTGGCTTTTTGGAAATACGCAACAAATTCACAAATCTGCATTGGCAGATTTTTTTGTTGGCCCTCGCGCAGCCATGATCACTCCTTGGAGTACCAATGCGGTTGAGATCACCCAGAACATGGGAATTCATGGGCTTATTAGAATTGAAGAATTTCTAAGAGTCGATGAACATTTTCATGATTTCGACCCCATGCTTTCTCAAAAGTATAAGGCGTTAGATCAGGATATCTTTGATATTCATATTAATCCGGCGCCAATTGTCGAGGTTGATGATATAGCGGCCTATAACCAGCAGGAAGGTCTGGCATTAAATGCTGAAGAGGTTGCTTATCTTGAAGGACTGGCTGATAAATTAGGACGCAAACTTACCGACTCTGAAGTTTTCGGTTTCTCTCAGGTAAATTCTGAACACTGTCGCCATAAAATTTTCAATGGAACCTTTGTTATAGATGGCGAGGAAAAACCTTCTTCTCTCTTTAAACTTATAAGAAAGACTTCCGAAGAAAATCCGAATGATATTGTTTCCGCATACAAGGATAATGTTGCGTTTATTAAAGGGCCTAAAGTTGAACAATTCGCTCCAAAAGCGCCAGACGTTCCTGAATATTACCAGGTCAAGGATTTTGATTCGGTAATTTCCTTAAAAGCGGAAACTCATAATTTCCCTACTACAGTTGAGCCATTTAATGGCGCAGCTACAGGTAGCGGTGGTGAAATTCGCGACAGGCTTGCCGGTGGTAAAGGGTCACTTCCCCTGGCTGGAACTGCTGTTTACATGACTTCTTATTCCCGTCTTGATAAAGACAGGAAATGGGAAAATGGAATGAAAGAAAGGGACTGGCTGTATCAGACTCCAATGGAAATTCTTATAAAGGCTTCTAACGGAGCATCAGATTTTGGAAATAAATTCGGGCAACCTTTGATCTCTGGATCTGTACTTACTTTTGAACATTCTGAGCATGATCGTTCCCTGGGATATGATAAAGTTATTATGCTTGCGGGTGGTATTGGATACGGAAAAGAAAATCAGGCTTTAAAAGATATACCGAATAAAGGTGATAAGATTGTTGTTCTGGGAGGTGAAAATTACCGTATCGGGATGGGCGGAGCTGCCGTTTCTTCTGCCGATACTGGAGCATTTTCCAGCGGAATAGAGCTAAATGCTATTCAGCGTTCTAATCCTGAGATGCAGAAAAGAGCTGCTAATGCTGTTAGAGGTATGGTAGAAAGTGATGAAAATCCTATCGTTTCTATCCATGATCACGGTGCTGGCGGACACTTAAACTGTCTTAGTGAGCTTGTAGAAGAAAAAGGTGGAAAGATAGACCTTGATGCCTTACCTGTTGGAGATCCTACTTTATCTGCAAAGGAGATCATTGGGAACGAATCACAGGAAAGAATGGGACTTGTAATTGGAGAGGCCCAAATTGCACAATTAAAAAGAGTAGCAGATCGTGAAAGGTCTCCAATGTATGAAGTTGGAAATGTCACTGGTGATCACCGATTTACATTTGAAGGAGAAAAATCCGGACAAAAGCCGATGGATCTTGAACTATCAGATATGTTTGGTAGTTCACCAAAAACGATAATGACAGATAAAAAGGTAAAAAGAGAATACGAGAATGTTAGCTATAACACAACGAAAATTCATGATTACCTGGAGCAACTGTTGCAATTAGAAGCTGTAGCCTGTAAGGACTGGTTGACCAATAAAGTTGACCGTTGTGTTTCTGGGAGGGTTGCTAAACAACAAACCGCCGGACCGCTTCAGTTACCATTAAATAACTGTGGAGTAATGGCGTTGGATTATAAAGGAAAAGAAGGTGTAGCTACTTCTATTGGCCACTCCCCTGTTTCCGCATTGGTAGATCCGGTTGCCGGCTCTAAAAATTCAATTGCAGAATCTTTATCGAATATAGTGTGGGCTCCATTGGAAAAAGGTCTGAAATCAATTTCTCTTTCAGCGAACTGGATGTGGCCTTGTAACAATGAAGGTGAAGATGCTAGATTATATGAAGCTGTTGAAGGCGTTTCAAAGTTTGCCATTTCCCTAGGTATCAATGTTCCAACTGGAAAGGATTCACTTTCTATGAAACAGCGCTATAAAGATGGTGAAGTAATTTCTCCGGGAACCGTAATAATATCGGCGGCAGGACATTGTAATGATATTACTAAAGTTGTTGAGCCTGTACTTCAAAAAGACGGTGGGGATATCTATTATATTAACCTTTCCCAGGATAACTTTAAATTGGGTGGATCTTCTTTTGCCCAGATCCTGAATAAAGTTGGTAGCGAAGTGCCAACGATAAAGGATGACAAAAAATTCGCCGATGCTTTTAACGCTATTCAGGAATTGGTTAAAAAGGATCTAATCCTCGCAGGTCACGATGTGGCTTCAGGAGGATTAATCACTTCCCTTCTTGAAATGTGTTTTGCAGACGTTAATCTTAGCGCAGATCTCAATCTTTCTGCACTTAATGAGAAAGATATTGTAAAGCTTCTTTTCAATGAGAACTGTGGAATTATCTTCCAGGCAAAAGACAGCTCGGTAGAAGATATTCTTAAAGAAAAGAAAATAGAATTCTTCAAAATAGGTAAGGTAACCGAAGGAAATGATCTAAGAATTAAAAATTTCGGAGCAGATCTAAGCTTCAATATTCCTGAATTAAGAGACACCTGGTACAAAACTTCTTTCCTACTTGATGAGAGACAAAGCGGGATAGACAAAGCTACTGAACGATACCATAATTATAAAGAGCAGCCTCTGGAATTCAAGTTTCCAGAACATTTTACAGGAAAACTGCCTGAATTGGATTCAACTAAACCAAGAATTAAAGCGGCTATCATTCGTGAAAAAGGATCGAATTCTGAACGTGAAATGGCCAGAGCTATGTATTTAGCCGGATTTGATGTTAAGGATGTACATATGACAGATCTTATTACCGGTCGTGAAACTCTGGAAGATATTCAATTTATTGCAGCGGTTGGTGGTTTCTCAAACTCAGATGTACTGGGAAGTGCTAAAGGATGGGCTGGAGCATTTCTTTACAATGAAAAAGCCAAGGAAGCTCTCGATAAATTCTTTGCCAGAAAAGATACTTTATCATTAGGAGTTTGTAACGGTTGCCAGTTATTCATTGAACTTGGACTTATAAATCCAGATCATGAGCAGAAACCAAAGATGCTACATAATGAATCTCATAAATTTGAATGTAATTTCACTTCTGTGGAAATTCAGGAAAATAATTCTGTGATGCTTTCAACTCTTGCCGGCTCGAAACTCGGGATCTGGGCAGCTCACGGGGAAGGTAAATTCAGCTTTCCGTATGAAGAGGAGAAATATAATATCGTTGGTAAATACGGTTATGAGGGTTATCCTGCAAATCCAAATGGGTCCCACTTCAATACGGCTGTTTTAACAGATGACACCGGTAGACACCTTGTAATGATGCCTCATTTAGAACGATCTACCTTTCAATGGAACTGGGCTCATTATCCTAAAGGAAGAAAAGACGAAGTTTCTCCATGGTTAGAAGGATTCGTAAATGCTAGAAAATGGCTGAAAAAGAAGCAGTAA
- a CDS encoding AMP-dependent synthetase/ligase — MNDIKRLFDFPYYQLENFPLEEALATKYGNEWKTLSTQQYIDQANAISRGLLRLGIKPNDKIAVISTSNRTEWNVMDIGILQLGAQNVPIYPTISEEDYEYVINHSGAIYCFVSDQEVLDKVNRIKATTNLKEVYSFDDISGCKSWKEILKDGEDKGNQDEVEKLKAAVKPDDLATLIYTSGTTGRPKGVMLTHDNIVSDVLGSAPRVPFEPGTFVALSFLPVCHIFERMILYLYQYYSVSVYFAESIDKISDNLKEVKPHVITAVPRLLEKVYDKIIAKGTALDGIKKNLFFWAVELGLEYEPYGANGWWYETKLKIARKLIFSKWKEGLGGNIELIVSGSAALQPRLARVFAAAEIPVMEGYGLTESSPVIAVNDQRNHGFKIGTVGKVLDNVEVKIAEDGEILAKGPNIMKGYYKDEEKTKEVINGDGYFHTGDIGEIDKDGFLKITDRKKEMFKTSGGKYVAPQLLENTMKQSRFIEQIMVVGDGEKMPAALIQPNFEFITDWARRKNIDLGEGTEKDIANNKLVKERIQEEVDFYNQKFGKWERVKTIELTPETWSIEEGHLTPTMKLKRRIIRDRYEDLYEKLYGRF, encoded by the coding sequence ATGAATGACATTAAACGACTCTTTGACTTCCCTTATTATCAGCTTGAAAACTTTCCTTTGGAAGAAGCTTTGGCCACTAAATATGGCAATGAATGGAAAACACTTTCAACTCAACAATATATAGATCAGGCAAATGCCATTAGCCGGGGACTTTTGAGATTAGGAATTAAACCTAATGACAAGATCGCAGTTATTTCAACTTCTAATAGAACAGAGTGGAATGTAATGGATATTGGTATCCTGCAACTGGGAGCACAAAACGTACCAATCTATCCTACGATCTCTGAAGAGGATTACGAGTATGTGATAAATCACAGTGGAGCAATTTATTGTTTTGTATCAGACCAAGAGGTTCTTGATAAGGTTAACCGCATTAAAGCAACCACCAACCTTAAAGAAGTTTATAGTTTCGATGACATTTCTGGTTGCAAAAGCTGGAAAGAGATCTTGAAGGATGGTGAAGATAAAGGAAATCAGGATGAAGTTGAAAAATTAAAAGCCGCTGTAAAACCAGATGACCTTGCTACTTTAATATATACTTCTGGAACTACCGGAAGACCTAAAGGTGTAATGCTTACTCATGATAATATAGTAAGCGATGTACTGGGTAGTGCTCCACGTGTACCTTTTGAACCCGGTACCTTTGTGGCCCTGAGCTTTTTACCGGTTTGTCACATTTTTGAGAGAATGATATTATACCTATATCAATATTATTCGGTATCGGTTTATTTTGCTGAATCCATAGATAAGATAAGTGATAACTTAAAAGAAGTAAAACCCCATGTGATCACGGCAGTCCCAAGATTGCTAGAAAAGGTTTATGATAAGATCATCGCTAAGGGAACCGCTCTTGACGGAATTAAGAAAAACCTGTTCTTCTGGGCGGTAGAACTAGGTCTGGAGTATGAACCTTATGGTGCCAATGGTTGGTGGTATGAAACTAAATTAAAAATTGCCAGAAAGCTGATCTTCTCTAAATGGAAAGAAGGTCTGGGAGGAAATATTGAGCTTATTGTATCAGGTAGTGCTGCTTTACAGCCAAGGCTTGCGCGTGTTTTTGCAGCAGCTGAAATTCCGGTAATGGAAGGTTATGGTCTAACAGAATCTTCTCCGGTGATCGCTGTAAACGATCAAAGAAATCACGGTTTCAAAATTGGTACAGTTGGTAAAGTTCTGGATAACGTAGAGGTAAAGATCGCGGAAGATGGAGAGATCCTTGCGAAAGGACCTAACATTATGAAGGGCTATTATAAGGATGAAGAAAAAACTAAAGAAGTTATAAATGGCGACGGATATTTCCATACTGGTGATATTGGTGAAATAGATAAAGATGGTTTCTTAAAGATCACTGACAGGAAAAAAGAGATGTTCAAAACATCTGGTGGTAAATACGTAGCACCTCAATTACTGGAAAATACTATGAAACAATCTCGTTTTATAGAACAGATCATGGTGGTAGGTGATGGAGAAAAAATGCCTGCAGCATTAATCCAACCGAATTTTGAATTTATTACAGACTGGGCACGTCGTAAAAATATCGACCTGGGTGAAGGAACCGAAAAAGATATTGCCAATAATAAATTGGTGAAGGAACGTATACAGGAAGAAGTAGATTTCTATAATCAGAAATTTGGTAAATGGGAAAGAGTTAAAACGATCGAGCTTACTCCTGAAACCTGGTCTATTGAAGAAGGCCACCTTACCCCTACTATGAAATTAAAAAGAAGGATTATAAGAGACCGCTATGAAGATCTTTATGAAAAATTATATGGTCGGTTTTAA
- a CDS encoding MarR family transcriptional regulator, with protein sequence MKEKTIDYVLRATWMAVSKMYNEEAGKAGSTMATGFALLSIDPEDGTPSTSLGPKMGMEATSLSRILKTMEEKGLIIRKKNPNDGRSVLIYLTEFGKEMRDYSKRVVLRFDEAVKENVSDKDLKTFIEVANTILELISEKKIYTEEINIR encoded by the coding sequence ATGAAAGAAAAAACAATAGATTATGTATTGCGTGCCACCTGGATGGCAGTCTCTAAAATGTATAACGAGGAGGCCGGAAAAGCAGGAAGCACAATGGCTACAGGATTTGCCCTACTTAGCATAGATCCTGAAGACGGCACCCCATCTACCTCACTTGGCCCCAAAATGGGCATGGAAGCTACCAGTCTTTCCAGGATCTTGAAAACCATGGAAGAAAAAGGCCTCATCATAAGGAAAAAGAATCCTAATGACGGGCGTAGCGTACTTATCTATTTAACCGAATTCGGTAAAGAGATGAGAGATTATTCTAAACGAGTGGTTCTTCGGTTTGATGAAGCGGTAAAAGAAAATGTTTCAGACAAAGATCTTAAGACCTTCATTGAAGTAGCCAACACTATTTTAGAATTGATAAGTGAAAAGAAGATTTATACAGAAGAAATAAATATCAGATAA
- a CDS encoding 3-hydroxyacyl-CoA dehydrogenase/enoyl-CoA hydratase family protein: MKRRINKVAVVGSGIMGSGIACHFANIGVEVLLLDIVPRELNDKEKKKGLTLEDEVVRNRIVNDSLQESVKSKPSPIYHKDFVKRIKTGNLEDDIHKVADVDWIIEVVVERLDIKKQVFENLEKHRTPGTLITSNTSGIPINFMTEGRSDDFKKHFCGTHFFNPPRYLRLFEIIPGKETSQEVLDFLEMYGEKFLGKKAVLAKDTPAFIGNRIGIFSIMSLFHTVKDMGMTIEEVDKLTGPVIGRQKSATFRTVDVVGLDTLVHVANGIYENVPDDEQHDLFKLPDFINTMMENKWLGSKTGQGFYKKIKKDDGSSEIKSLDLDTMEYRDRKSASFATLEMTKTIDNVADRFEVLVKGKDKAGDFYRKSFSALFAYVSNRIPEIADELYKIDDAMKAGFGWEHGPFQIWDAIGVEKGIEMMKAEGYEPAAWVNEMLESGSKSFYTVKEGNTYYYSIDDKKQTKVPGQDAFIILDNIRESKEVFKNSGVVVEDLGDGILNVEFRSKMNSIGGDVLDGINKAIDIAEKDYQGLVVANDGKNFSVGANIGMIFMMAVEQEYEELNMAIKYFQDTMMRMRYSSIPTVAAPHAMTLGGGCEMSLHADKVVAAAETYIGLVEFGVGVIPGGGGTKEMTVRASDTFQKDDVELNRLREHFLTIGMAKVSTSAYEAYDLNLLQKGKDIVVVNPDRQLAIAKKHALLMAENGYTKPIERTDIKVLGKQALGAFLVGTDQMAAGKYISEHDKKIANKLAYVMAGGDLSENQMVSEQYLLELEREAFLSLTGERKTLERLQHMLKKGKPLRN, from the coding sequence ATGAAAAGAAGGATTAATAAAGTCGCAGTTGTAGGATCCGGAATAATGGGTAGCGGTATCGCTTGCCATTTTGCCAATATCGGCGTGGAAGTCTTACTTCTGGACATAGTTCCCCGCGAACTGAATGATAAGGAAAAGAAAAAAGGACTCACCCTTGAAGACGAAGTAGTCCGAAACAGGATCGTTAACGATTCACTTCAGGAGTCTGTAAAGTCTAAACCCTCTCCTATTTACCACAAGGATTTTGTAAAACGGATAAAGACTGGAAATCTTGAAGATGATATTCATAAGGTTGCTGATGTAGACTGGATCATTGAGGTAGTTGTTGAACGTCTTGATATTAAGAAACAGGTATTTGAAAACCTTGAAAAGCATAGAACTCCGGGAACTTTGATCACTTCGAACACTTCCGGAATTCCGATCAACTTTATGACCGAAGGTCGTAGTGATGACTTTAAAAAGCATTTCTGTGGAACTCACTTCTTTAACCCACCAAGATATTTAAGGTTATTTGAGATCATTCCTGGGAAAGAAACTTCTCAGGAAGTTCTTGATTTCCTTGAGATGTACGGCGAAAAATTCCTTGGAAAAAAGGCGGTTCTAGCAAAAGATACTCCTGCATTTATAGGTAATAGAATTGGAATCTTCTCTATCATGAGTCTTTTCCATACCGTTAAGGATATGGGAATGACTATCGAAGAGGTAGACAAACTTACGGGTCCGGTAATTGGTCGCCAGAAATCGGCAACTTTTAGAACTGTAGACGTTGTTGGTTTAGATACATTGGTTCATGTTGCCAACGGTATTTATGAGAATGTTCCAGATGACGAGCAACATGACCTCTTCAAATTACCAGATTTCATCAATACCATGATGGAGAACAAATGGTTAGGAAGCAAAACCGGCCAGGGGTTCTATAAGAAAATTAAGAAGGACGACGGTTCCAGCGAGATCAAATCTCTTGATCTTGATACTATGGAATATCGCGATAGAAAGAGTGCTTCTTTCGCTACACTTGAGATGACAAAAACCATCGATAATGTTGCCGATCGTTTTGAAGTACTGGTTAAAGGAAAAGATAAAGCCGGAGACTTTTACAGAAAAAGTTTTTCAGCTCTTTTCGCATACGTATCTAACAGAATTCCAGAGATCGCAGATGAGCTATATAAAATAGATGATGCCATGAAGGCTGGATTCGGTTGGGAACATGGTCCTTTCCAAATCTGGGATGCGATCGGTGTTGAAAAAGGTATCGAAATGATGAAGGCTGAAGGTTACGAACCTGCTGCCTGGGTAAATGAAATGCTGGAAAGCGGAAGTAAGAGTTTCTACACCGTAAAAGAAGGCAATACCTATTACTATAGTATAGACGACAAGAAACAAACTAAGGTTCCTGGTCAGGATGCATTCATTATTCTTGACAACATCAGAGAATCTAAAGAAGTATTCAAGAACAGCGGCGTAGTTGTAGAAGATCTTGGTGACGGAATCTTGAACGTTGAATTCAGAAGTAAAATGAATTCGATTGGTGGCGATGTTCTTGACGGAATTAATAAAGCAATTGATATCGCTGAAAAAGATTACCAGGGACTGGTTGTTGCCAATGATGGTAAAAACTTCTCTGTTGGTGCGAATATCGGTATGATATTTATGATGGCGGTTGAGCAGGAATATGAAGAGCTTAACATGGCTATCAAATATTTCCAGGATACTATGATGAGAATGCGCTACTCCTCTATTCCAACGGTGGCTGCTCCTCACGCCATGACCCTTGGTGGTGGATGCGAGATGTCACTTCACGCAGATAAAGTTGTTGCCGCAGCAGAAACTTACATTGGATTAGTAGAATTTGGTGTTGGTGTGATCCCTGGTGGTGGTGGAACCAAGGAAATGACGGTTAGAGCTTCTGATACTTTTCAGAAAGATGACGTAGAACTAAACCGACTAAGAGAACACTTCCTTACTATAGGAATGGCGAAAGTTTCAACTTCAGCATATGAAGCTTATGACCTGAACCTTCTTCAGAAAGGAAAAGATATTGTAGTTGTAAATCCAGACAGACAATTAGCGATCGCTAAGAAACATGCGCTGCTAATGGCTGAAAACGGATATACTAAACCAATTGAACGTACAGATATTAAAGTTCTTGGAAAACAGGCATTAGGTGCATTCCTAGTTGGAACAGACCAGATGGCAGCAGGAAAGTATATCAGCGAACATGATAAGAAGATCGCGAACAAACTGGCTTATGTAATGGCTGGCGGTGATCTTTCTGAAAACCAGATGGTAAGTGAACAATACTTATTAGAACTTGAAAGAGAAGCTTTCTTATCCCTTACAGGAGAAAGAAAAACTTTGGAAAGGCTTCAGCACATGCTTAAAAAAGGAAAACCATTAAGAAATTAG
- a CDS encoding acetyl-CoA C-acyltransferase, whose translation MKTAYIVKAYRTAVGKAPRGVFRFKRPDELAAETIQYMMNKLPDFDKTRIDDVMVGNAMPEAEQGLNVGRLISLMGLKIEDVPGMTVNRYCASGLETISIATAKIQSGMADCVIAGGAESMSYIPMGGYKPVPDYEVAKEGNEDYYWGMGLTAEAVANKYKVSREDQDEFAYQSHQKAIKAQAEDRFQDQIVPITIDETYVDEDGKKKTKSYTVNKDEGPRKDTSIEVLNKLRPVFAEGGSVTAGNSSQMSDGAAFVMVMSEDMVKELNLEPIARMVSYTAVGVEPRIMGIGPVHAIPKALKQAGLKQDDLELIELNEAFASQSLAVIRELGLNKDKLNVNGGAISMGHPLGCTGAKLSVQIFDEMRKRDLKNKHCMVTMCVGTGQGAAGVFEFLN comes from the coding sequence ATGAAAACAGCATATATAGTAAAAGCATACAGAACCGCAGTAGGAAAGGCTCCTCGAGGAGTATTTCGCTTCAAAAGACCTGATGAACTGGCTGCGGAAACCATCCAGTATATGATGAATAAATTACCTGACTTCGATAAAACTCGTATCGACGATGTAATGGTAGGTAACGCGATGCCAGAAGCAGAACAGGGACTAAACGTTGGTAGATTGATCTCTCTTATGGGATTGAAGATCGAAGATGTGCCCGGAATGACAGTGAACAGATATTGTGCTTCTGGTTTGGAGACAATTTCTATCGCGACTGCTAAAATTCAGAGTGGAATGGCCGACTGTGTGATCGCAGGTGGTGCAGAAAGCATGAGTTATATCCCTATGGGAGGTTACAAGCCGGTACCAGATTACGAGGTAGCTAAAGAAGGTAACGAAGATTATTACTGGGGAATGGGATTAACTGCAGAAGCAGTTGCCAATAAATACAAGGTCTCTCGTGAAGACCAGGATGAGTTCGCTTATCAATCTCACCAGAAAGCGATCAAAGCTCAGGCTGAAGATCGTTTCCAGGACCAGATCGTTCCGATCACCATCGATGAGACCTATGTAGATGAGGATGGTAAAAAGAAGACCAAATCTTACACTGTAAATAAAGATGAAGGTCCTAGAAAAGATACTTCTATTGAAGTCTTGAATAAACTTAGACCGGTTTTCGCTGAAGGCGGAAGCGTGACTGCTGGTAACTCGTCTCAAATGAGTGACGGTGCGGCATTTGTAATGGTAATGAGTGAGGATATGGTTAAAGAACTTAATCTTGAACCTATTGCCCGAATGGTAAGTTACACCGCAGTTGGAGTTGAACCAAGAATTATGGGAATAGGACCAGTTCATGCGATTCCGAAGGCTCTAAAACAAGCTGGACTTAAACAGGACGACCTTGAGCTTATTGAACTGAACGAAGCTTTCGCTTCTCAGTCTTTAGCCGTGATCAGGGAATTAGGGCTGAACAAGGATAAGCTTAATGTGAACGGTGGCGCCATTTCTATGGGGCACCCACTTGGATGTACCGGAGCCAAACTATCTGTACAGATCTTTGATGAAATGCGTAAGCGCGATTTAAAGAATAAACATTGTATGGTGACCATGTGTGTTGGTACAGGACAAGGCGCTGCAGGAGTTTTTGAATTCTTGAACTAG